A single genomic interval of Candidatus Babeliales bacterium harbors:
- the secF gene encoding protein translocase subunit SecF — translation MQVSSGLVKYRFDFLKYRFAGLAFSVLLLVTGLVAYVVRGGFSYHIDFTGGAEIRVSFQKPLEIGAMRQALGGDTTSGAEIQELGSDGKSFLITLHMDTLAENLEDSFKALLQQSFPDNPVEISGIEQVGPEVGRDIKWNSFVAVFLSLILLLFYIAVRSQFRYAAGATIALLHDVLMMLVFILLTGEQISVHILAAVLAVLGYSLNDTIVIFSRVRDNLKKMSGLSEYDIINLSINQTLKRTILTSVSTFLSILAIIILGGDTLRGLSMVMGVGVVVGTYSSIYVATAIMYMLKKQPKTTDSASSTL, via the coding sequence ATGCAAGTTTCATCAGGTTTGGTAAAATATCGTTTTGATTTTTTGAAATACCGATTTGCTGGTTTGGCATTTTCTGTTCTTTTACTCGTTACCGGCTTGGTAGCATACGTAGTACGAGGCGGATTTTCCTATCACATTGACTTTACCGGCGGCGCTGAAATACGTGTCTCTTTTCAAAAACCGTTAGAAATTGGCGCTATGCGTCAAGCTCTGGGCGGCGATACTACTTCGGGCGCTGAAATTCAAGAACTTGGATCTGACGGTAAATCTTTTTTGATCACGCTTCACATGGATACCTTGGCAGAAAACCTTGAAGATTCATTTAAAGCGTTGCTTCAACAAAGCTTTCCCGACAATCCTGTTGAAATTAGCGGTATTGAGCAGGTAGGACCAGAAGTTGGTAGAGATATCAAGTGGAATTCGTTTGTGGCGGTCTTCTTGTCACTAATCTTGCTGCTTTTTTATATTGCTGTTCGTTCGCAATTTCGTTACGCAGCAGGTGCAACAATCGCTTTGTTGCACGACGTATTAATGATGTTAGTATTTATTTTGCTCACCGGCGAACAGATCTCTGTACACATTTTGGCAGCAGTATTGGCAGTGTTGGGATACTCTCTCAACGATACCATTGTAATTTTTAGCCGCGTACGCGACAATTTGAAAAAAATGAGCGGGCTTTCAGAGTATGATATTATTAACTTAAGTATTAACCAAACGCTTAAGAGAACAATTTTGACAAGCGTTTCGACATTTTTGTCGATCCTTGCTATTATAATTTTAGGCGGGGACACACTTCGTGGGCTCTCAATGGTAATGGGCGTGGGTGTGGTTGTAGGAACCTATTCCTCAATTTACGTAGCAACAGCCATTATGTATATGCTTAAAAAGCAACCAAAAACTACTGACTCAGCTTCCAGCACATTATAA
- the rpmA gene encoding 50S ribosomal protein L27, producing the protein MATSKSGGSTQNGRDSISKRLGCKRFDGQIILSGNILVRQRGTKIHPGKNVMRGKDDTLFAIADGSVKFHIGFKGRKFVSVITAK; encoded by the coding sequence ATGGCAACGAGTAAAAGTGGTGGCTCTACGCAGAATGGCCGCGATAGTATAAGTAAACGTTTAGGTTGTAAGCGTTTCGACGGCCAAATCATTCTTTCAGGTAACATTCTTGTCCGTCAACGCGGAACAAAAATTCATCCAGGTAAAAACGTTATGCGCGGCAAAGACGACACGCTTTTCGCTATTGCGGATGGTTCTGTGAAGTTTCACATTGGCTTTAAAGGTAGAAAGTTTGTTTCAGTTATTACTGCAAAGTAA
- the polA gene encoding DNA polymerase I — protein MDLSAIKKDALFIIDGSYFLYRSYYALPPLHTPLGKPTHATFAFCRTISKLIKDFDPKKIVVAWDSKSSTATREEVYAEYKATRQAAPSDLFEQKEDIVKFIELINMCNVSKDSFEADDLIASLVKEHPDEQIVIVCADKDMYQLLANDHVLILDTFKNKLVSKEDFITEHGFGPEKIPFFYALTGDTSDNIPGVAGVGKKTAEDLVKGFDSLEALYNNLDKVEKKRTQTLLSEQKDNALLSLKLFLPHYTKTGLTKKDLAFDKQHWDNARDFFEELNFRAFLKDPNTASPEKKSSKKTVEAQQSMFDSAAQTWECVIVSTVEQLKTLLAKIEKTGYCGLDTETSGSNPLQDVLVGISFAYDHARAYYIPLRHPHNETYPQIPVDQCLALIKPLLESERIEKYLHNTKFDELVFLNNGITPRGTTFDTLIAANLLRDAWQKINLKNLSLFYLNEPMRKFKEVMGKEYKSFNQVPIENGAEYGAHDALQTLKLKEIFEKQLAQEPVLRKIFDEIEMPLYHVLTKMEYKGIVLNADMLRTTGKEVEKELAHLEEKLFSAIYHDGHQMSIGSEAPINLNSPKQIETLLFETLGLPSVKKNKGGSKSTDHEVLEKLSKIHPIPGLILRHRELAKLKNTYLDPLPLTINPTTHRVHTSYSQTMAATGRLSSNNPNLQNIPASSDYGFKIRSAFVAPAGHSFIAADYSQIELRVLAHLSEDENLIEAFKQGRDIHTQTAAQLFEVAPDQVTNEQRQIGKKINFSIIYGKSAYGLSQELEISATEAKKYIETYFAQYPKVKTWMESVIEKTLETGYVETWWGKRRYVPELAEKNKIRYELGRRIAVNTAVQGTAADIMKIAMIKLDQAFTAKKMASCLILQIHDELVLEVPEHELSEAKSMVLAIMQEVTDWKIPLDVSVKTGQNWGQITK, from the coding sequence GTGGATCTATCTGCTATAAAAAAAGATGCGCTCTTTATCATTGACGGTTCTTATTTCCTGTACCGCTCGTATTACGCCCTACCCCCACTGCACACACCGCTGGGTAAACCAACCCATGCAACATTTGCTTTTTGCCGCACCATCAGCAAGCTTATCAAAGATTTCGACCCCAAAAAGATCGTAGTAGCATGGGACAGCAAAAGCTCTACGGCAACGCGTGAAGAAGTTTATGCCGAGTACAAAGCAACCCGTCAAGCAGCACCAAGCGATCTTTTTGAACAAAAAGAAGATATTGTTAAATTTATTGAACTGATCAACATGTGCAACGTCTCTAAAGACAGCTTTGAAGCCGACGACTTAATTGCGTCACTAGTCAAAGAGCATCCGGACGAACAAATTGTAATTGTCTGCGCCGACAAAGATATGTACCAACTTTTGGCAAACGATCATGTGCTCATTTTGGACACGTTTAAAAACAAGCTCGTTTCAAAAGAAGATTTTATTACCGAGCACGGTTTTGGACCGGAAAAGATTCCATTTTTTTATGCACTAACCGGCGACACGTCAGACAATATTCCCGGCGTGGCAGGAGTTGGCAAAAAGACAGCAGAAGATCTGGTAAAAGGCTTTGATTCGCTTGAAGCTTTGTATAACAATCTTGATAAAGTAGAAAAGAAGCGCACGCAAACACTGTTGAGCGAACAAAAAGATAACGCCCTGCTCTCGCTCAAGCTGTTTTTACCACACTACACAAAAACCGGTTTAACCAAAAAAGACCTGGCTTTTGACAAACAACATTGGGACAATGCGCGCGATTTTTTTGAAGAGCTCAACTTTAGAGCATTTCTCAAAGACCCCAACACAGCAAGTCCAGAAAAAAAAAGCTCAAAAAAAACCGTAGAAGCACAACAAAGCATGTTTGACAGTGCTGCCCAAACGTGGGAGTGTGTTATTGTTTCAACCGTTGAGCAGCTAAAAACCCTCTTGGCAAAAATTGAAAAAACTGGCTACTGCGGGCTAGATACTGAAACAAGCGGCAGCAATCCGCTACAAGACGTGTTGGTGGGTATTTCGTTTGCCTACGACCATGCACGGGCTTACTACATTCCGCTGCGCCATCCGCACAACGAAACTTATCCACAAATTCCCGTTGACCAATGCTTGGCGCTGATCAAGCCGCTGCTGGAATCAGAAAGAATAGAAAAATATTTGCACAACACGAAATTTGATGAACTTGTGTTTTTGAACAACGGTATCACACCACGCGGCACTACATTTGACACGTTAATTGCTGCCAACCTGCTCAGAGACGCTTGGCAAAAAATTAATCTCAAAAATCTTTCGCTCTTTTATCTCAACGAGCCCATGCGCAAATTTAAAGAAGTTATGGGCAAAGAGTATAAAAGCTTTAATCAGGTTCCTATCGAAAACGGCGCAGAATACGGCGCGCACGATGCCTTGCAAACGCTTAAACTTAAAGAAATCTTTGAAAAGCAACTGGCACAAGAACCGGTGCTAAGAAAAATTTTTGACGAAATCGAAATGCCGCTGTATCACGTGCTAACAAAAATGGAATACAAGGGTATTGTGCTCAACGCTGACATGTTGCGCACAACCGGCAAAGAAGTTGAAAAAGAGTTGGCACACCTTGAAGAAAAACTATTTTCGGCCATTTATCACGACGGTCATCAAATGAGTATTGGCAGCGAGGCACCAATCAATCTCAACTCGCCAAAACAAATTGAAACACTGTTGTTTGAAACACTCGGTCTGCCAAGTGTCAAAAAAAACAAAGGCGGCAGCAAATCTACCGACCACGAAGTTCTTGAAAAGCTCAGCAAAATTCACCCCATCCCAGGGCTTATTTTGCGTCATCGCGAACTTGCCAAGTTAAAAAATACCTACCTGGACCCACTACCGCTGACTATCAACCCCACAACGCATCGCGTACACACATCATACAGCCAAACCATGGCAGCAACAGGTAGACTTTCCAGCAACAACCCCAACTTGCAAAATATCCCCGCCTCCTCAGATTATGGCTTTAAAATACGTTCAGCCTTTGTAGCCCCTGCCGGACATAGCTTTATAGCGGCCGACTATTCGCAAATTGAGCTACGCGTGTTGGCACACTTAAGCGAGGACGAAAACTTGATTGAGGCATTTAAGCAAGGCCGTGATATTCACACGCAAACGGCCGCCCAGCTGTTTGAGGTAGCTCCTGACCAGGTTACCAACGAGCAGCGCCAAATTGGCAAAAAAATCAACTTTAGTATTATTTATGGCAAGAGCGCCTACGGTCTATCTCAAGAGTTAGAAATTTCGGCAACAGAAGCCAAAAAGTATATAGAAACCTACTTTGCTCAATACCCAAAGGTTAAGACCTGGATGGAGAGCGTAATTGAAAAAACGCTTGAAACGGGCTATGTTGAAACGTGGTGGGGCAAGCGCCGCTATGTGCCTGAGCTGGCCGAAAAGAACAAAATACGGTACGAATTGGGCCGACGGATTGCCGTTAATACAGCCGTCCAGGGCACAGCAGCTGATATTATGAAGATTGCCATGATCAAACTAGACCAAGCTTTTACGGCAAAAAAGATGGCTTCTTGTCTTATTTTACAAATTCACGACGAATTGGTACTTGAGGTACCAGAACATGAGCTTTCTGAGGCAAAAAGCATGGTTTTGGCAATTATGCAAGAAGTAACCGACTGGAAAATACCCCTTGACGTAAGCGTAAAAACGGGCCAAAATTGGGGTCAAATAACCAAATAA